From the Patescibacteria group bacterium genome, the window CCCAGATGAGGGGATACTACTTGGTAAAAACGTTTTTAGGGGAATTTCAAAAAATATTCATATTAAAAAAGAAGATAGAAGGAGACATCATTATATTGTTGGTAAATCAGGTACTGGTAAATCAGTTATGCTTACAAACATGGCGATCCAAGATATTGAAAATGGCGATGGTATATGTTTGCTCGATCCTCACGGTGACCTGGTTGCAGATATTTTGGAACGTATTCCTCCTGAACGAGCTGAGGATGTTATTCTTTTTGCGCCGGGAGACACTGAAAGACCCATGGCTCTTAATTTACTTGAATATGATCAAAAATATCCAGAACAAAAAACCTTTGTTATAAATGAAATGATAAAAATTTTTGACAAACTTTATGATTTAAAATCAACTGGCGGACCTATGTTTGAGCAATATATTAGAAATGCCATGCTTCTTGTTATGGACGACCCAGCAACTGGCTCTACTCTCATGGAAATTCCAAAAGTTTTAGCTGATGCTGAATTTAGAAAAATGAAACTTGATGCTTGCAGTGACCATACTGTTGTTGAATTTTGGAAAAAACAAGCCGAAAAAGCAGGAGGCGATGCTGCCCTAGCTAATGTAGTTCCATACATCACATCAAAGCTAACCACATTCATTTCAAATGACACAATGAGACCGATTATTGGTCAGCAAAAAAGTTCGTTTAATCTTCGAGACATAATGGATAATCAAAAAATACTTTTAGTTGATTTATCAAAAGGGCAGATTGGCGAGATAAATGCTTTTTTAATTGGACTTGTTTTGATTGGTAAAATTTTAATGGCCTCACTCTCCAGAACTGACATTCCGTCAGACAAAAGAAAAGACTTTTACCTGTATATTGATGAATTCCAAAATTTCACGACTGATTCAATATCTTCTATTCTATCAGAAGCTCGTAAATACGGTTTAAACCTTGTTATTGCTCATCAATATATCGGTCAACTTGTCACAAAAGGAGATACAACAGTCAAGGATGCAGTATTCGGGAACGTTGGAACTTGGACAACTTTCAAAATTGGCTCAGAAGATGCCGAAGTTCTAGAGAAAGAATTCTCCCCAGTTTTTAATCAGTATGATATGATAAACATAGAAAAAGGAACTGCCTATATGAAGTTGCTGGTGGATAATACAGCCACAAGACCATTCTCAATGCGAACCACTTGGCCAGTTCTTGGCACAAAAAGAGATGGCATAGCCGAGAAGATAAGAACACTAAGTCGCTTTAAATATGGTAGAGATAGAAGCATAATTGAAGCGGAGATAAAAAGGAGAGGGAACATTGGAAGCACTAGTTCTTAAAGAATATCAAACATAAGACGAATCTTTACAACTATAAAAAAATAAAGTAATATATAGTCACAAAAATAAATTTATATATTAATAAAATAAACACCAATATTAAATAAAAAATAAACATATGGATAATACAAATACATTTTTTATGTCTGATGATGAAGAAAATAAAGGACCTGAAGACACAGAGATTGAGATGGAAGAAAATGATGATTTATTATTTGACGATTCAGGGGAGACAGATAAGAAGAATGACGAGGAAAAGGGTGATTCTGAAGACGAAGACGAAGACAAGGATGATAAAATTGAAGATGATAAGAGTAATGATGATTCTGATAATAAATCCGCCGGAAACTCCTTCGGAGTGCCGGATGAATCGCTCGCACGCGATTCAAAAGATAATGTAACTTTGTCAAAATCTAAAATAACTTTAATAAAAAAGCTACTTCAAAACGCCAAAGAAAGCAACGATAAAGTCATTGAACTTTTATCGGTTTTTTCAACTGATGAAACAGACAGAGCAATGATATCACAGATGAGCGATGAGGCATTTTCTAAACCAAGAGAAGAGATATCGACTGAAGAGGGGAATATTATTGAGGGTGTTTTTGATGGTGAGACTATGATAGGGCCAGATGGGAAGGAATACAGTATTCCTGCTAACTATGCTTCTAAATCAAAATTAGTTGAAGGAGATATTTTGAAATTAACTATCCTAAATAACGGAACTTTCATATACAAGCAAATTGTCCCTATTGATAGAGATAGAATAATTGGTAAATTAGAAAGTGGTTCCAATGGTCAATTTATAGTCACTTTTGAAGGCAAGAAATGGAAAGTTCTCACAGCCAGTGTTACTTACTTTAAAGGAAATATGGGTGATGAGGTTATTATACTGGTTCCAAAAAATGCCGATAGCCAGTGGGCAGCGGTTGATAATATTGTAAGAAATAAAGAATACTAGAAAATAAATCTGAATGTCTACATTATATAGAAAATACAGACCGCAGAATTTTGAAGAGGTAGTCGGTCAAAATCACATAAAAATTACACTAACACACGAGATTGAGGCAGAGAAAATTGCTCATGCTTATCTTTTTTGTGGTCCAAGAGCGGTTGGTAAAACAACCCTGGCTAGAGTTTTTGCTAAATCAGTAAATTGTCTTGATAGAAAAGATGGGACATACGAGTCTTGTGGTAAATGTAGTAACTGTCTTGAAATAAATGAAGCAAAGAGTATAGATTTAATTGAAATAGACGCCGCTTCTCATACCGGAGTTGATAATGTTCGAGAAAATATAATTAATGCTTCTCGGGTAACTCCAACAAAGTCAAAATATAAAGTATTTATAATTGATGAGGTTCACATGCTTTCTATTTCGGCCTTTAATGCTCTTCTTAAAATCATCGAAGAGCCACCTCAACATGTAATATTTATTTTATGTACCACTGAAATACATAAAGTACCATCAACAATAATTTCCCGGTGTCAAAGATTTGATTTTAAGAAAATCAATATTCTAGACATGGTTACGAAACTGAATTATATTGCTCAAAAAGAAGGACTTGATATAGATAAAAAAGTTTTAGAATCAATCGCCAGAAAGTCAGATGGTTACATGAGAGATGCTGAGAGCTTATTTGGCCAAATTATCTCTGTAAGTGGTTCAAAAAAAATTACTCAAGAAGATGCTGAACTTATCGTTCCAGGTAACACATATGAAGAAGCGGTTTCTTTGATAGAATTTATATCTTCAAAAGATGTAGCCAATTCTATTACTCTTATTAATAAACTGCTCGATGATGGGATTAATCTAAAAAATTTCCTAGATGATCTTATAGAAGTTCTAAGAAAATTAATGTTTGTAAAAGTTAGCCCATCTCTTGATACTAAGATAGGAACAGAGTTGGTCGAAAATTTAGAACAAAAAATATCAAAAATATCAAAAAATATCGAATTAAATCAAATCATTAATAGTATAGAACAATTCTCTGACGCTAAATTAAAAATTAAAAACTCTTTTATTGTTCAACTTCCCCTGGAAGTGGCTGTAATAAAAATTTGTACCACTCAAACTTTTCAAAGTAATCAATTTGAAAAAACAAAAACAGTAACAGCAACAGCTCCTGTTTTAGAGCCCAAGAAAGTTATTGCAGATCAGGTTGATTCTCCAGTGGTTGAAAAAACAATTAATTCCTCAGTGGATATTAGCCTTGAGGAGGTTAATTCTAGATGGAACGAGGTTTTAGCTCAAGTTAAAAAAATAAATCATTCCTTGGTTTTCGTTATTCAGGCCTCAAAACCAATTGAAATTGCTGGTTCTATTCTTAAGCTGTCAACTAAATACAAATTTCATAAAGATAGAATTGAAGATATATCCATTAGAGCTCTTATTGAGAAGGTGTTGCATGATGTTTTTGGACACAAGTTGGCGGTTGAGGTAACAGTCGATGACCAATTCGTTTCACAAGTAGTTGAGGTTAAAAAAAATGAAGATACAATTGTTGAAGAGACTTCTCAAAAAAATAATAATGAAGAAGAAGGGAAGAATGGAAATATGATGAATAACCTTCTAAAAAATTTCGGAGGAAAAATTGTAAATACTTAATTATATTTAGAGCTCTGAGATCGCCTGCCCGC encodes:
- the dnaX gene encoding DNA polymerase III subunit gamma/tau is translated as MSTLYRKYRPQNFEEVVGQNHIKITLTHEIEAEKIAHAYLFCGPRAVGKTTLARVFAKSVNCLDRKDGTYESCGKCSNCLEINEAKSIDLIEIDAASHTGVDNVRENIINASRVTPTKSKYKVFIIDEVHMLSISAFNALLKIIEEPPQHVIFILCTTEIHKVPSTIISRCQRFDFKKINILDMVTKLNYIAQKEGLDIDKKVLESIARKSDGYMRDAESLFGQIISVSGSKKITQEDAELIVPGNTYEEAVSLIEFISSKDVANSITLINKLLDDGINLKNFLDDLIEVLRKLMFVKVSPSLDTKIGTELVENLEQKISKISKNIELNQIINSIEQFSDAKLKIKNSFIVQLPLEVAVIKICTTQTFQSNQFEKTKTVTATAPVLEPKKVIADQVDSPVVEKTINSSVDISLEEVNSRWNEVLAQVKKINHSLVFVIQASKPIEIAGSILKLSTKYKFHKDRIEDISIRALIEKVLHDVFGHKLAVEVTVDDQFVSQVVEVKKNEDTIVEETSQKNNNEEEGKNGNMMNNLLKNFGGKIVNT
- a CDS encoding type IV secretion system DNA-binding domain-containing protein; the encoded protein is QNFTNYDTVLNVNLNAAIFVVFILLFLFILFKVARKLIKYYHQKNKYHDHQMFLVKLPKERPGDKDRDETAQDIQEDIAIAETIFASIGGLRSERGFRAWLFGREDHFSFEIVASEKLISFYVLSSQKQARYLQQQIQAHYPDASMEEVDDYNLFHPDASVLGGYMVTKKHYIFPLKTYKNMDDDPLNPILNVMSKLEMNEGMSIQFVVRSGKGIWHRQAGEIVRKAYQTNSVSEAFSSLGRNKVLAGFIDLIKTSTPKKKPEDINTPQELKKLTQMEEEMLKEIEQKNSKSGLDVNIRVVVSARDKGQAQVYLDNIANVMSQYNHYEYGNNFNSKLIKRGQKKIINDFIYRRFDEKISRLYNTEELASMYHFPLKGAETPNIVWLTAKLSSAPSDIPDEGILLGKNVFRGISKNIHIKKEDRRRHHYIVGKSGTGKSVMLTNMAIQDIENGDGICLLDPHGDLVADILERIPPERAEDVILFAPGDTERPMALNLLEYDQKYPEQKTFVINEMIKIFDKLYDLKSTGGPMFEQYIRNAMLLVMDDPATGSTLMEIPKVLADAEFRKMKLDACSDHTVVEFWKKQAEKAGGDAALANVVPYITSKLTTFISNDTMRPIIGQQKSSFNLRDIMDNQKILLVDLSKGQIGEINAFLIGLVLIGKILMASLSRTDIPSDKRKDFYLYIDEFQNFTTDSISSILSEARKYGLNLVIAHQYIGQLVTKGDTTVKDAVFGNVGTWTTFKIGSEDAEVLEKEFSPVFNQYDMINIEKGTAYMKLLVDNTATRPFSMRTTWPVLGTKRDGIAEKIRTLSRFKYGRDRSIIEAEIKRRGNIGSTSS